In Devosia sp. 1566, a single genomic region encodes these proteins:
- a CDS encoding AraC family transcriptional regulator has translation MLTDLVSHGFDIRLLRLPKSSVPLHCMAVSAGYEQRRNEVYSWDGLQRGTAPFLVIQHTLVGEGRLDFAGVQHRLVPGQTMVLSMPHAHRYWLERGGHWEYFWMVLNGREALRLVRQVIDARGPVVTLPDIIIDRLAGACLALMAQPDLTPGEASSAAYAGLAALHDGVFGASAAPEETLPLALARVVAYVETHLADPLNVGRLAAIAEMSRSHFVRQFSAVVGIAPADFVLQRRLERIERLLLATDMSVVSIARAHGFADANYLAKVFRKKRGVSPLQYRADGRAAAGT, from the coding sequence GTGCTCACCGACCTCGTCTCTCACGGCTTTGACATCCGCCTGCTGCGCCTGCCGAAGAGCTCGGTGCCATTGCATTGCATGGCCGTCAGCGCAGGCTATGAACAGCGGCGCAACGAGGTGTATTCCTGGGACGGTTTACAGCGTGGCACCGCGCCGTTCCTCGTCATTCAGCACACGCTTGTGGGCGAAGGCCGGCTCGATTTTGCCGGCGTGCAGCACCGGCTGGTGCCGGGGCAAACCATGGTTCTGTCCATGCCCCATGCCCACCGCTATTGGCTCGAGCGCGGCGGCCACTGGGAGTATTTCTGGATGGTGCTCAACGGGCGCGAGGCGCTGCGTCTCGTGCGGCAGGTGATCGATGCCCGCGGCCCCGTCGTCACCCTCCCCGACATCATCATCGATCGCCTGGCCGGCGCCTGCCTCGCCTTGATGGCCCAGCCCGACCTCACCCCCGGCGAAGCCTCGAGCGCCGCCTATGCCGGCCTTGCCGCTCTTCATGACGGCGTCTTTGGCGCCAGCGCGGCACCGGAGGAAACCCTGCCGCTGGCGCTGGCGCGGGTCGTCGCTTATGTGGAAACCCATCTCGCCGACCCGCTCAATGTCGGGCGCCTCGCGGCTATCGCCGAAATGAGCCGCAGCCATTTCGTGCGCCAGTTCAGCGCTGTCGTCGGCATCGCCCCGGCCGACTTCGTGCTGCAGCGGCGCCTCGAGCGCATCGAGCGGCTGCTGCTTGCCACCGATATGAGCGTGGTCAGCATTGCCCGGGCCCATGGCTTTGCCGATGCCAATTACCTGGCCAAAGTGTTCCGCAAGAAGCGCGGGGTCTCGCCCCTGCAGTATCGCGCCGACGGCCGGGCCGCGGCCGGCACCTAG
- the ugpC gene encoding sn-glycerol-3-phosphate ABC transporter ATP-binding protein UgpC, whose amino-acid sequence MAEVSLRGIRKSYGAVEVIHGVDLEIGSGEFVVFVGPSGCGKSTLLRMIAGLEPISGGEISIGGRVVNNVPSPQRGIAMVFQSYALYPHMNVYDNMAFGLRLAKTPKEEMDRRVREAARILQIETYLDRMPKALSGGQRQRVAIGRAIVRAPQVFLFDEPLSNLDASLRAQTRIEIAKLHGALDATMIYVTHDQVEAMTLADRIVVLNAGRIEQVGTPLELYRNPVNTFVAGFIANQRMNFIDLKDGANALLASSPRLRQRLEGQANIRTIGIRPEHLALASAGDADLSGTLSLIEQFGEYALAYVELPSGDLITIKLEGAPELAPNQPIHMAVPPGSLHLFDETGRALRS is encoded by the coding sequence ATGGCCGAGGTTTCCCTGCGTGGCATCCGCAAGTCCTATGGCGCTGTCGAGGTCATCCACGGCGTTGACCTCGAGATCGGTTCGGGAGAGTTCGTGGTGTTTGTCGGGCCCTCCGGCTGCGGCAAGTCTACGCTTCTGCGCATGATCGCCGGGCTCGAGCCGATCTCGGGCGGGGAAATTTCGATTGGGGGCAGGGTGGTCAACAACGTTCCCTCGCCCCAGCGCGGCATCGCCATGGTGTTCCAGAGCTACGCGCTTTATCCGCATATGAATGTCTATGACAACATGGCCTTCGGACTGCGGCTGGCCAAGACGCCCAAGGAGGAAATGGATCGGCGCGTACGTGAGGCCGCGCGCATTCTCCAGATCGAGACCTATCTCGACCGCATGCCCAAGGCCCTGTCGGGCGGGCAGCGCCAGCGCGTGGCGATCGGCCGGGCGATTGTGCGGGCGCCGCAGGTGTTCCTCTTTGACGAACCGCTCTCCAATCTCGACGCCTCGTTGCGGGCCCAGACCCGCATCGAGATCGCCAAGCTCCATGGGGCGCTCGATGCCACGATGATCTACGTCACCCACGACCAGGTCGAGGCGATGACGCTGGCTGATCGGATCGTCGTGCTCAATGCCGGGCGGATCGAGCAGGTAGGCACGCCGCTTGAGCTCTATCGCAATCCGGTCAACACCTTCGTGGCCGGCTTTATTGCCAACCAGCGCATGAACTTCATCGACCTCAAGGACGGCGCCAATGCTTTGCTGGCCAGCTCGCCGCGGCTGCGGCAGCGGCTCGAAGGCCAAGCCAATATCCGCACCATCGGAATCCGGCCCGAGCATCTGGCGCTGGCGAGTGCCGGAGACGCGGACCTCAGTGGCACTCTGTCGCTGATCGAGCAGTTCGGTGAATATGCGCTGGCTTATGTCGAGCTGCCCAGTGGGGACCTCATCACCATAAAGCTCGAGGGGGCGCCCGAGCTTGCACCCAACCAGCCCATCCACATGGCCGTGCCGCCAGGCTCGCTGCATCTGTTCGATGAAACCGGGCGAGCGCTGCGGAGCTAG
- a CDS encoding glycoside hydrolase family 38 C-terminal domain-containing protein: MTYSNPLASKLGLGDDDLKMEGKLLRLCADLQQKILTPIPDAPFQWHVQHADMAAEQAFTADWRAWEPFGPRSVWAKKQGHTWFAAEVVVPEAAAGQTLVLAFTSQWQSRPGSTDPQCLAYLDGRIAQALDGNHTELVIERNARRGSVHTLLVNAFTFFDRPLVGLGVEFFLRNERAEKLYYDLQTPLDVAIRLPQSDPRRHAILATVDRALRVLDRRGAHTEAFAASLGDAEKIAAEIYDIVDTEVQPQITAVGSTHLDVGWLWRVMHTRDKTGRSFATVLNLMEEYPEFVFMYNQSVLFDFLKRDYPELWERMLAKVKSGQFEIEGAMWVEPDVNIVSGESLVRQIMRGRRFHLDHFGVDPKTVWLPDTFGYSANLPQIMDKSGLKYFVTSKLSWNDTDRHPYDSFFWRGIDGTVTKAQLITAQRFESEAIYTTYNGDLSVSETMGAWKRYEPKAVHNEVVMSYGYGDGGGGPTRAMIERGIRLQRGIPGAPRVKLEGIVPFLERLGQRMDAVGSRFPTWNGELYLQYHRGTLTSVAKNKANNRRAERMLRELEFLGAMAMLHTGAAYPAETLAEFWELVLINQFHDILPGTSIPEVYVDSDNEYGQIFSTLGSRNGPWHAAANALGGGGAGQLRLFNFTGQTRSGLVNLGSGAGLDGLALATAGGAHPVQAITRADGSSEAIAPAAALPSLGWADAQLVGGGAADTSSAVSVSETHLENEVLRVSFDRRGEITSVFDKTRNREALAPGQSANRLIAYEDKPMEWDAWDIDRYFEEQFWPLADDPCTISVVETGPHRAAIRVERQYQASRVIQVISLAAGARQIEFDTFIDWQERQTVLKAQFPFDLNTSEIRSEIQFGHVKRPTHRNTSWDKARFEASMHRWVDLSEADWGVALLNDCKYAYDCLEQSVRLTLVRGSTFPDPGADLGEHRLRYALFIHDGVADLADVHRAAERFNNPVAVVGDLTPAAAAAGSLNSFSFATVDQANVTLETVKKAEKSDAIVLRVFEHANMRAEAKITFGVAVKSVRMVNLMEEGDVTPLEVNGSSVSLSLRPFEVATLLIET, encoded by the coding sequence ATGACCTATTCCAATCCCCTCGCATCAAAGCTCGGCCTGGGCGACGATGATCTCAAGATGGAGGGTAAGCTGCTGCGGCTGTGCGCCGACCTGCAGCAAAAGATCCTGACCCCGATCCCCGACGCGCCGTTTCAGTGGCATGTGCAGCATGCCGACATGGCCGCTGAGCAGGCGTTCACTGCAGACTGGCGGGCCTGGGAGCCGTTCGGGCCGCGCTCGGTCTGGGCAAAAAAGCAGGGCCACACCTGGTTTGCTGCCGAAGTGGTCGTACCCGAGGCGGCGGCGGGGCAAACGCTCGTGCTTGCCTTCACCTCGCAATGGCAGAGCCGGCCCGGTTCCACCGATCCGCAATGCCTCGCCTATCTCGATGGCAGGATTGCCCAGGCGCTCGATGGCAACCACACCGAGTTGGTGATCGAGCGTAACGCGCGGCGAGGCAGCGTACACACGCTCCTCGTCAATGCCTTCACTTTTTTCGATCGGCCGCTGGTGGGCCTTGGCGTGGAGTTCTTCCTGCGCAACGAGCGCGCCGAAAAGCTCTACTACGACCTGCAAACGCCGCTCGACGTCGCCATCCGGCTGCCGCAGTCCGATCCACGCCGTCACGCGATCCTCGCGACCGTGGACCGGGCCCTAAGGGTGCTGGACCGTCGCGGCGCGCACACAGAAGCCTTTGCGGCATCCCTGGGTGATGCGGAAAAGATCGCGGCCGAGATCTACGATATCGTCGATACCGAAGTGCAGCCGCAGATCACGGCGGTGGGCTCGACCCATCTCGATGTGGGCTGGCTGTGGCGCGTCATGCACACCCGCGACAAGACGGGGCGGTCCTTCGCGACGGTGCTCAACCTGATGGAGGAATATCCTGAATTCGTCTTCATGTATAACCAGTCGGTGCTCTTCGACTTCCTCAAGCGCGATTATCCCGAGCTGTGGGAGCGGATGCTCGCCAAGGTGAAATCGGGACAGTTCGAGATCGAAGGCGCCATGTGGGTGGAGCCCGACGTCAACATCGTTTCGGGCGAAAGCCTGGTGCGCCAGATCATGCGCGGGCGCCGTTTTCACCTCGACCATTTCGGCGTCGACCCGAAGACCGTCTGGCTGCCCGACACCTTCGGCTATTCGGCGAACCTGCCCCAGATCATGGACAAGTCGGGGCTGAAATATTTCGTCACCTCCAAGCTCAGCTGGAACGACACCGACCGGCACCCCTATGATAGCTTTTTCTGGCGCGGGATCGACGGGACGGTGACCAAGGCGCAGCTGATCACGGCGCAGCGCTTTGAGTCCGAGGCGATCTACACCACCTATAATGGCGATTTGTCGGTCAGCGAGACCATGGGCGCCTGGAAGCGCTATGAGCCCAAGGCGGTCCACAATGAAGTCGTGATGTCCTATGGCTATGGCGATGGCGGGGGCGGCCCCACCCGGGCGATGATCGAACGCGGTATTCGCCTGCAGCGCGGTATTCCCGGCGCACCTAGGGTCAAGCTCGAAGGCATCGTGCCGTTTCTCGAGCGACTGGGGCAGCGCATGGACGCGGTTGGCTCCCGCTTTCCGACCTGGAATGGCGAGCTTTACCTGCAATATCACCGCGGCACGCTGACCTCGGTCGCCAAGAACAAGGCCAATAACCGCCGCGCCGAGCGCATGCTGCGCGAGCTGGAATTCCTCGGTGCCATGGCCATGCTGCACACCGGCGCTGCCTATCCGGCGGAAACGCTCGCCGAGTTCTGGGAACTGGTGCTGATCAACCAGTTCCACGACATCCTGCCGGGGACGTCGATTCCCGAGGTCTATGTCGACAGCGACAATGAATACGGCCAGATCTTTTCCACGCTTGGCTCGCGCAACGGCCCGTGGCACGCCGCGGCCAATGCGCTGGGGGGCGGCGGTGCCGGGCAGCTGCGGTTATTCAACTTCACCGGACAAACGCGCTCGGGCCTCGTCAATCTGGGCTCCGGCGCGGGGCTCGACGGACTGGCGCTGGCCACGGCGGGTGGCGCGCACCCGGTGCAGGCCATCACCCGCGCCGATGGCAGCAGCGAAGCGATTGCTCCGGCGGCAGCGCTGCCGTCACTGGGCTGGGCGGATGCCCAACTGGTCGGGGGCGGGGCGGCGGACACCAGTTCGGCCGTCTCAGTCTCTGAAACCCATCTCGAAAACGAAGTGCTGCGCGTAAGCTTCGACAGACGAGGCGAAATCACCTCGGTCTTCGACAAGACGCGCAACCGGGAAGCGCTGGCACCGGGGCAATCGGCCAATCGGCTCATTGCTTATGAAGACAAGCCCATGGAATGGGACGCCTGGGACATAGACCGCTATTTCGAGGAACAGTTCTGGCCGCTCGCCGATGACCCCTGCACGATCAGCGTGGTGGAAACCGGGCCGCACCGCGCCGCCATCCGGGTGGAGCGGCAATATCAAGCGTCCAGGGTGATACAGGTGATCTCGCTTGCGGCCGGGGCGCGCCAGATCGAGTTCGATACCTTCATCGACTGGCAGGAACGCCAGACCGTTCTCAAGGCGCAATTCCCGTTCGATCTCAACACCTCGGAGATCCGCTCGGAAATCCAGTTTGGCCATGTCAAGCGGCCGACCCACCGCAACACCTCTTGGGACAAGGCGCGGTTCGAGGCCTCCATGCATCGTTGGGTGGACTTGAGCGAAGCCGACTGGGGCGTCGCGCTGCTCAATGACTGCAAATATGCCTATGATTGCCTTGAGCAATCGGTCCGGCTGACGCTAGTGCGCGGTTCGACCTTCCCCGATCCCGGGGCGGATCTGGGCGAGCACCGGCTACGCTATGCGCTGTTCATCCATGATGGCGTCGCCGATCTGGCGGATGTGCATCGGGCGGCCGAGCGCTTCAACAATCCGGTGGCGGTGGTGGGCGACCTCACGCCGGCGGCAGCCGCTGCAGGGTCGCTGAACAGCTTCAGCTTTGCCACTGTAGACCAGGCCAATGTCACGCTCGAAACGGTCAAGAAGGCGGAAAAATCTGATGCCATCGTGCTGCGGGTGTTCGAGCACGCCAATATGCGCGCCGAGGCCAAGATCACCTTCGGGGTGGCGGTGAAATCGGTGCGGATGGTCAATCTGATGGAGGAAGGCGATGTCACCCCGCTTGAAGTGAACGGCAGCAGCGTGAGCCTCTCGCTACGCCCCTTCGAAGTCGCAACTCTTTTGATCGAGACCTGA
- a CDS encoding carbohydrate ABC transporter permease — MEGNLAQSRLTAIALAFVAVIWVSPFSWLVLNAFNPLSTGQLEIPRSVGLENFAQAVSGNAGKQFLNSMLIAAGTATLSVLVGIAAAYPLSRLRIPGRNAFLWTLVLLRMLPSAGVLVPLYFAAQRSGLLNQLGVIIALTILNLPFTLLLLKNFFDTVPIELEEAAYVEGASLLQIVSKVVLPMSRAGIAVVWFYSFTGAWNEFLLPLIFARVQDAFPMSVGLYAAFGQQGAINYGFLTAFSIIYAAPAVGVYFLLRRNMNTGFAGVGVKG, encoded by the coding sequence ATGGAAGGCAACCTCGCCCAGTCCCGCCTGACCGCGATCGCCCTGGCCTTTGTGGCGGTGATCTGGGTCAGCCCATTTTCCTGGCTCGTACTCAATGCTTTCAACCCACTGTCGACGGGCCAGCTCGAAATACCCCGCTCCGTGGGGCTCGAGAACTTTGCCCAGGCGGTCAGCGGCAATGCGGGCAAGCAGTTCCTGAATTCGATGCTGATCGCCGCCGGGACGGCTACGCTGAGCGTGCTGGTCGGCATCGCCGCGGCTTACCCGCTGTCGCGGCTGCGCATTCCGGGGCGGAATGCCTTTTTGTGGACCTTGGTGCTGCTGCGTATGCTGCCTTCGGCTGGCGTGCTGGTGCCGCTCTATTTTGCGGCGCAGCGGAGCGGGCTGCTCAACCAGCTCGGGGTGATCATCGCGCTGACCATCCTCAACCTGCCGTTCACGCTGCTGCTGCTCAAGAACTTCTTTGACACCGTACCCATCGAGCTTGAGGAGGCCGCCTATGTCGAAGGCGCCTCGCTGTTGCAGATCGTCAGCAAGGTCGTCCTGCCCATGTCGAGGGCCGGGATCGCGGTGGTGTGGTTCTATAGCTTCACGGGCGCCTGGAACGAGTTCTTGCTGCCCCTGATCTTTGCCCGCGTGCAGGACGCCTTCCCCATGTCGGTCGGGCTGTATGCGGCGTTCGGCCAGCAGGGGGCAATCAATTACGGGTTCCTCACGGCCTTTTCCATCATCTACGCGGCGCCGGCGGTCGGCGTGTATTTCCTGTTGCGGCGGAACATGAACACAGGGTTCGCCGGTGTCGGAGTTAAAGGATGA
- a CDS encoding sugar ABC transporter permease: MKNQANPWLTSNLFVLALGLLPAAVLIGALLYFTAWAFAFSFTDLALVGRKAVEWSWVGWENYERLFTRRGFLESLWTTVIFVFFSAIVGQSVLGFLLAASLRGSRSTLRSVVEACIMLGWLLPDIVAAFLWSATTSQTGLINQLIIVPLGFPPVNFINQYALPVVIIANIWKGTAWSYLLFSAALDSVSREVVEAAKVDGATPFQRIWLVMLPIIRPHIATNMLFITIWTFTYFPLIFAMTGGGPGTQTQTLAIFLYNQSFSRGNLGFGSAISVAMLVIVGVLSLFYLRLLREPK, from the coding sequence ATGAAAAACCAGGCCAATCCCTGGCTCACCAGCAATCTCTTTGTCCTGGCCCTGGGACTGCTGCCAGCTGCGGTCCTGATCGGGGCGCTGCTGTATTTCACCGCCTGGGCGTTTGCCTTCAGTTTTACCGACCTCGCTCTGGTGGGCCGCAAGGCCGTGGAATGGAGTTGGGTCGGTTGGGAAAATTATGAGCGCCTGTTCACGCGCCGGGGGTTTCTGGAGTCGCTCTGGACCACGGTGATCTTCGTGTTTTTTTCCGCCATTGTTGGCCAGTCCGTCCTCGGCTTTCTGCTGGCGGCCAGCTTACGCGGCTCACGCTCGACGCTGCGCAGCGTGGTGGAAGCCTGCATCATGCTGGGCTGGCTTTTGCCCGATATCGTCGCGGCATTCCTGTGGTCGGCCACGACTTCGCAGACCGGGCTCATCAACCAGCTCATCATCGTGCCGCTGGGCTTCCCACCGGTCAACTTCATCAATCAGTATGCGCTGCCCGTGGTGATCATCGCCAATATCTGGAAGGGCACGGCGTGGTCCTACCTGCTGTTTTCGGCCGCGCTGGATTCGGTGTCGCGCGAAGTGGTGGAGGCAGCCAAGGTCGATGGGGCCACGCCGTTCCAGCGTATCTGGCTCGTCATGCTGCCGATCATCCGGCCCCATATCGCCACCAATATGCTGTTCATCACCATCTGGACCTTCACTTACTTCCCGCTGATCTTCGCCATGACCGGGGGCGGGCCGGGCACACAAACCCAGACGCTGGCGATCTTCCTTTACAACCAGAGTTTTTCGCGCGGTAATCTGGGCTTTGGCAGCGCCATTTCCGTGGCAATGCTGGTGATCGTGGGTGTGCTGTCGCTGTTCTATCTGCGGCTGTTGCGGGAGCCGAAGTGA
- a CDS encoding extracellular solute-binding protein, whose product MLKRGYLTTAITLSLLTSAAIPAHAEISIMYMESFASLIEEGIKDFEAETGETVNAIKLPGQGYDQRIALDLSAGTAADVNLIDSFMVSELASAGYLAPLGPLAAGWDQFQYYLPGLLEVASYQGELYALPTDTDVRMLWYDKSNFEKAGIPVPWQPKSWAEVLEAAQKLKDAGVQYPFQLPAGTKQAEAATMQGVYMALLGADVPEGDRNRLLNRETNQWIGDSPGLRRTFDLYHRVYVEDELNPADLNYATDISAAVRQALADDKLGIHASGSWEDACLWDCNNPPSREERDAQVGWTPWPGSGEPGTKATTNISGGWTLGINANAADKDMAFQLVTAIFDEENFKAWTLANHRMAVRTDISDSPEYKEDAFLAAATQLAADTTGRDTVPGYQTVSALVQQATADILDGAAVEDVIAEYHDALVDEFGEENVITYE is encoded by the coding sequence ATGCTCAAACGAGGTTATCTGACCACGGCGATAACGCTGTCGCTGCTGACGAGCGCTGCAATCCCGGCGCATGCCGAAATCTCCATCATGTATATGGAATCCTTTGCGTCCCTCATCGAGGAAGGGATCAAGGATTTCGAGGCGGAAACCGGGGAAACGGTGAATGCCATCAAGCTGCCGGGGCAGGGCTATGACCAGCGCATTGCACTGGACCTGAGCGCGGGCACGGCGGCCGACGTCAACCTGATCGACAGCTTCATGGTCAGCGAGCTGGCTTCGGCGGGCTATCTCGCGCCGCTTGGCCCGCTCGCGGCCGGCTGGGACCAGTTCCAGTATTACCTGCCGGGGCTGCTGGAAGTCGCATCCTATCAGGGCGAGCTTTATGCGCTGCCCACCGATACCGATGTGCGCATGCTTTGGTACGACAAGTCCAATTTCGAAAAGGCGGGCATACCCGTGCCGTGGCAGCCAAAGAGCTGGGCAGAGGTCCTTGAAGCCGCGCAAAAGCTCAAAGATGCGGGCGTGCAGTATCCGTTCCAACTGCCCGCAGGCACGAAACAGGCGGAAGCTGCCACCATGCAGGGCGTTTACATGGCGCTGCTGGGCGCCGATGTGCCCGAGGGGGATCGCAACCGGCTGCTGAACCGCGAAACCAATCAGTGGATCGGCGACAGCCCCGGCCTGCGCCGCACCTTCGATCTTTACCACCGGGTCTATGTCGAGGACGAGCTGAACCCGGCCGATCTCAACTATGCAACCGATATCTCGGCGGCGGTTCGCCAGGCGCTGGCGGACGACAAGCTCGGGATTCACGCGTCGGGCTCGTGGGAGGATGCGTGCCTCTGGGACTGCAACAATCCCCCCAGCCGCGAGGAGCGGGACGCGCAGGTCGGCTGGACGCCCTGGCCCGGCTCGGGCGAGCCCGGCACGAAGGCGACCACTAATATTTCTGGCGGCTGGACGCTCGGGATCAACGCCAATGCCGCCGACAAGGATATGGCCTTCCAGCTGGTCACGGCGATCTTCGACGAAGAGAATTTCAAGGCCTGGACGCTGGCCAACCACCGCATGGCGGTGCGCACCGACATTTCGGATTCCCCCGAATACAAGGAAGATGCGTTCCTGGCGGCGGCGACCCAGCTGGCCGCTGACACGACCGGTCGCGACACAGTGCCGGGCTACCAGACCGTCTCTGCTTTGGTGCAGCAGGCGACGGCCGATATTCTCGATGGTGCTGCGGTGGAAGATGTGATCGCGGAATATCACGACGCGCTGGTGGACGAGTTCGGCGAAGAAAACGTCATCACCTACGAGTAG
- a CDS encoding LacI family transcriptional regulator — protein MSSKKSLDSARSTGTGQRVTLRTIAEVTGLSLSTVSLSLRGGTTLRPETRDKVNEVARSLGYIPDRAGVRLRTGKTNVIALVLDGAEDAIDFARQMIQGIGQSIKGTRYHLTVIPEFDRHSSADTIRYVLDNRTADGVILTHTGPRDPRVQMLMDAGFPFVSHGRTEFHTPHPYHDFHSEVFAAMAVERLAQKGCRRIMLAAGDDSTMNHHNIVTAFNKAAGRAGLETSLLENTQGLPPSALRRLALDLAQGPERPHGIICDSELRTISLVAGLQDGGLLPGRDIHLVYKQTSGILPTLFPAIDSIREDVFSAGEELTRLLLQRIAGAEINTLQTLAEPVPHWRSQEPSSALTAPQDL, from the coding sequence ATGAGCAGCAAAAAGAGCTTGGACAGTGCCCGGAGCACTGGCACGGGCCAGCGTGTAACCCTCCGCACCATCGCCGAAGTCACGGGGCTGAGCCTGTCAACCGTGTCGCTGTCGCTGCGCGGCGGCACAACGCTGCGGCCGGAAACGCGCGACAAGGTCAATGAAGTCGCCCGCTCGCTCGGCTACATCCCCGACCGCGCCGGCGTGCGCCTGCGCACCGGCAAGACCAATGTGATTGCCCTCGTGCTCGACGGGGCGGAAGACGCGATCGATTTCGCCCGCCAGATGATCCAGGGTATCGGCCAGTCTATCAAGGGCACGCGCTACCACCTGACGGTGATCCCCGAGTTCGACCGGCACTCGTCGGCCGACACCATCCGCTATGTGCTCGACAACCGCACTGCCGACGGCGTGATCCTGACCCATACCGGCCCGCGCGACCCGCGCGTGCAGATGCTGATGGATGCAGGTTTTCCCTTTGTCAGCCACGGGCGGACCGAGTTCCACACGCCCCACCCCTATCACGATTTCCATTCCGAAGTGTTCGCCGCCATGGCAGTGGAGCGTCTGGCGCAAAAGGGCTGTCGGCGCATCATGCTGGCGGCCGGCGACGATAGTACGATGAACCACCACAACATCGTCACGGCGTTCAACAAGGCCGCTGGCCGAGCTGGGCTCGAAACCAGCCTGCTGGAAAACACGCAAGGGTTGCCGCCATCCGCGTTGCGGCGCTTGGCGCTGGATCTGGCACAAGGCCCGGAGCGCCCCCATGGCATCATCTGCGACAGCGAGTTGCGCACGATTTCTCTGGTGGCCGGTTTGCAGGATGGTGGCCTTCTTCCTGGCCGGGACATCCACCTGGTTTACAAGCAAACCTCTGGGATCCTGCCCACCCTGTTCCCGGCCATCGACAGCATCCGCGAGGACGTGTTTTCGGCCGGCGAGGAGCTTACCCGACTGCTGCTGCAGCGTATTGCGGGCGCCGAGATCAACACCCTGCAAACGCTGGCCGAACCGGTCCCGCATTGGCGCAGCCAAGAACCTTCGTCGGCGCTTACTGCACCGCAGGACCTATAG
- a CDS encoding helix-turn-helix transcriptional regulator, which translates to MTDTLSIGELIAGWRRRRRMSQLELALEAGISQRHLSFLESGRSRPSSDMVLRLSEQMSVPLRERNALLVAAGHAPSYREQSIDHIEMAAARQAVQSILDGHRPHPALALDRHWNLLLANEPALRLMDGADASLAQAPVNVLRLSLHPLGLAARIINYRHWKAHIVQRLIQQIELTGDQELVALLDEIQSFPVPAKAEPHSGKLAGGHPIAVPLRLASPQGVLSFLSTTTIFGSALDITLSELTIETFFPADPHTAEVMRLADL; encoded by the coding sequence ATGACCGATACCCTCAGCATTGGTGAACTTATTGCGGGCTGGCGCCGCCGCCGCAGGATGAGCCAGCTTGAACTGGCCCTGGAAGCGGGGATCTCACAACGGCATCTCAGCTTTCTCGAATCGGGTCGTTCGCGCCCCAGCAGCGACATGGTGCTGCGGCTTTCCGAGCAGATGAGCGTGCCTTTGCGCGAGCGCAATGCTCTCCTCGTGGCGGCAGGCCATGCGCCGAGCTATCGGGAGCAAAGCATCGACCACATCGAGATGGCGGCGGCCCGCCAGGCGGTGCAATCCATCCTCGATGGCCACCGCCCGCACCCGGCGCTTGCCCTTGACCGACACTGGAACCTGCTGCTGGCAAACGAGCCGGCGTTGCGGCTCATGGACGGCGCCGACGCTAGTCTAGCGCAAGCACCAGTCAATGTGTTGCGGCTGAGCCTGCATCCGCTGGGTCTAGCAGCGCGGATCATCAATTATCGGCATTGGAAAGCCCATATCGTCCAACGGCTGATCCAGCAGATCGAACTCACCGGCGACCAAGAGCTGGTGGCATTGCTGGACGAGATCCAATCCTTTCCGGTGCCCGCCAAGGCGGAGCCCCACTCGGGGAAGCTCGCAGGTGGTCACCCCATAGCGGTTCCGCTTCGGCTTGCCAGCCCACAGGGCGTGTTGTCGTTCCTTTCGACCACCACGATCTTCGGGTCGGCGCTCGATATCACCCTGTCAGAACTGACGATCGAGACCTTTTTCCCGGCTGACCCGCACACGGCGGAGGTGATGCGGCTCGCCGATCTATAG
- the greA gene encoding transcription elongation factor GreA: MSVAFTKEDSAQTAAETMLPDRPIPAGPNLVTEAGLTALQAQLEAARAAYEAAMAIEDTDEKRREGAGPLRDLRYFTERVRTAQVMPEPAGTDRVLFGSTVTFQRDDGRVQTYRIVGEDEADPKAGSISYASPIAAALMGKAVGDAANLGAQELEIVDIA, from the coding sequence GTGAGCGTAGCCTTTACCAAGGAAGACAGTGCGCAAACGGCGGCGGAAACCATGCTGCCGGATCGCCCGATCCCGGCTGGGCCCAATCTCGTGACCGAAGCGGGATTGACGGCGCTGCAGGCGCAGCTGGAGGCAGCGCGCGCCGCCTATGAAGCTGCCATGGCGATCGAGGACACCGATGAAAAGCGGCGCGAAGGGGCCGGCCCCCTGCGAGACCTGCGTTATTTCACCGAACGGGTGCGCACTGCGCAGGTGATGCCCGAGCCGGCAGGCACCGATAGGGTGCTGTTTGGCAGCACGGTGACCTTTCAGCGCGATGACGGGCGGGTGCAGACTTATCGCATCGTGGGGGAAGACGAGGCCGACCCGAAGGCCGGCTCCATCTCCTACGCTTCGCCGATCGCCGCGGCGCTGATGGGCAAGGCCGTAGGCGATGCGGCTAACCTGGGCGCGCAAGAACTCGAGATCGTGGACATCGCATAA